The Ictidomys tridecemlineatus isolate mIctTri1 chromosome 1, mIctTri1.hap1, whole genome shotgun sequence DNA window CTTACAGCTATACCCTGGGACTTTTCTATTGGATGATTATGCCTCTGAGGTTAGAGGCTGTGTGAGGAACAGGGATTCTGGCAtacctcccccccctttttttctttttttatactaaggattgaacccagggtactttaccactgagttacatctccaatcctttttattattttgagctaggacatcactaagttgctgagactggcctcaaacttatgatccttctgctacAGCCTCCTcaatctgggattacaggggtacacTACTGAACTCAGCAGATTCCAGTATCTTCAGCTAAGCCTCCCCCAACCCCTAGCCTacatatgaatggataagcaGCTCAGTGTCCAGGATGCTCATGGCAGCTACCAGGGCAGGACATGGTTGTAAGCAGAATGTCCACTGACTGACTGGGCCAAGCAGGGGAGGATAGGCCACTGGGGCGCAAGCAGAACTTGGTGAAATGCTTGGGCCTGTTGGCTCCCCACATTACCACTTATCTGTCCTGATGAGGAGACTAGTCAGCACCTGTTTTTGAGCCGCAATGCGCTTCTGGTCCCTCTTCCGCCAGGCTGGGTCATGCAGGTGGTGAAATGTTTTGTATCCAGTTGTGATTCCTGAGGGGCGGAAAAGCTAAGGAGACCAATGGAAGTAGGGGTCAGGCCACTCCTCCTGGAACCTTGACCCTCCCCACTAGTTCCTCTGGAGTCCTACTGCCTGCCAAGAGGCCACAGGCAGGGGCTTGTATTCCTATTTTGCAGGagaggagactgaggtacagaggacaAAGGACTGATAAAATGACCACTGCGACTCAGGGCAGGGATCAGAACTGGGGGTAGGGAGGGCAGTGTGTGTGGAATTTCCAAACTGCAGGAACTCCcctcagaaagaaaaggaaaccttAGGGCAGCTAcagtggctgaggaggtggcAGGGCCCTGGAGGAAGGCCTACCTGGAGCCCAGCTCCTTTGATGCGCCGGTAGAATTCATCATCCTCGcggccccagccccagaagcGGTTGGACATCCCATTGCACTGACACAGAGACAGGGAGCATCTGTCACCTGCTGCCTCCTCCCAGGGGTATACTTCGGTTCCCTACCACTTAGAAAAACCCCAGCCCAAGCCTGAGAAGCCAGgctcccctttcctcttcctcccctgacTGTTCTGAACGAACACCAGGGCTTCCAGGTCCCTCCACCCCTGTGGTATTGGGAGGGTGGAAAGGAGGAGTCAGTACATTCCAGTCCCTGTAACATTCTAAAAGGGCCCTGAACTTGTGTGATGAGATTAGTCTCAAAAATGTCTGACTAGCCAGATGAGACACCTCTGGGAGGTTGCTGATGGGCAGAGATGCCAGCTTGTACTGATTTCTGCAATTCCCTCCTACTCTCGTTTCTCCTGAAATGGCTCTGACCTAATCTCTTCCTCTGTGTGAGAGGGACAGTTGGGGTCTGTGGTTACACCTATTTTTTGCATTTGGCTCAGGGGCATAAAGTTGGCTTTGGCCATGGCTTAAAGACAAGACTGGGAGCCCTAGCCCCAAGCCACTCAGTTCTTCTCACCCATCTGTGCCCCCAACCACAGTGACAGACTCAGGAACAGACTAATCAAAAGCCAGTGAGGTTGTGCTTGGGGACTCCTATCTGGGCTTTTCGGGAAGGAGCAGGTCCATCTCCCACAAGCTTGGGTCCTAAAGGAACACTGGTTGCAGCTACAACAACCTCCTTGCAGAACTGCACTCTAATGCCTGGAAGGCAAAactgagagagaaagacacagagTCCCAGTGACTGGCTGAGAGGTGGGCAAAATGCGCCTGAAGCCAGACCCTCACCCACCCCCACTTTTCAAACATGAGGGCCAGCACATCCCCAGTTTACTGAAGTCAGCTGGCGTGGGGGTTTCTGTTGCTACAGCAGAGCCCTCACTAGCTGACTTGCTGGTTCCTCATCCTCTCTCATGTCTCTGGCTACTGCTGAGTCCCCTGCTAGGCCTGTGCAGACCTCCATCTGCTGGGCCCAGGAGGCTGCTCTGTCCTGCCAACTGCTTCCACCCCAGGGTGGGGTGAGTTCTAAGCAAAGCAGGCTGGGCCAGGCCTCACCAGCTGGTAGTGCTGCTTGGAGAGCAGCAGGATGCCGCCCACGTAGGTCTTGTAGTGGTAGAGTGGGTGGAGCTCTGGCGAGGCCACATGGAAGGGCCCCGCCTCAGGGAAGCCATAGTCCAGCTCCTCATTGAGAGGGAGCAGGTCCACATCATGCATGGCAATGTAGTCTGTGCTGTTGCTGCTCTCCAGGAAGCCCACGTTGATGAGTGCTGCTCGGTTGAACCTGtgtagggaggttgaggctgggcAAGGGACAGCAGGCTTGCACACCACCTGGTCCTGCCCCCAGTTCTGCATGAAAGCCTCTTCCCCACACATACTCCACCCCAGGGGGGCCTCTGCTACCCTCAGCCCTGCACTGACTTCACTACATGGGGCTGAACCCCCCATTTGGGGCACaagtgtttactgagcacctgcagTGTGCTAAAACTGCTCAAAACTGTACTGGAAGATACAGTAGTGAGAAAATAAAGCCCCCTCTTAAAAGCTGACAATCCAGTGGGAGGAAACCAAGAAGTATATACATAAGGAGGCAGACAAAGATAAGAGCTGTGGGAAGAGTCAAGCAGGGTGAGGAGGATGAAACTTGCTGGGTACAGGGGCAGGGACAGCTATTCTGTTAGGGCTGTTGGGGAGGGCCAGGGTGACCAGGCAACATTTGAGTAAAAACCTAAAGGTCTGAGAGAATGAGCCATATGAAAGCTGGGGGAACAGGACTCCAAGGAAAGGAGAAAGTAAGTTCCAAGGCCAGAGGCAAGAGCAGACACCAATGTGGGCAGAAGGAAGTTGGAAAAGGGATGAAGCAGGGGTTGATGGGGATGGGGCCTACAGGTTACTCAAGGACTGGGGCATCGACATTGGTGAGACGGGAGCTGCTAGAGGTCTTGGAGCAGAGGTATGAAGGGTTGTGACTTGTTTTAGCGGGATCATTCCAGTCAGCGTATTGGGAAGAGACTGTAGGAGCAGTGCAGAGGAAGGCAGACCAGACGGGAAGCAAGAGGTGATGAAGGTGGCTTTGCTTGAAGGGAACAAAGGAGGTAGTGAGGTGCATTTTTGATGGATTGAATGCTATGTGATTAAGAAAAAGTAGGTGAGCATGACTCCAAGGCTTTTTCACTTGAGCAGTTAGAGCACTGAGTTTCCATTTCCTGaaaaggggaagaggcaggggaaacAGGTCTGGGATGTATAATCAGGAACTCAGTTGTGATTATGCTAAGTTCAAACTGCCTCTGAGTCAGCAATTGGAGAGGGAGCATAAGTGTCTGGATGTGGGAGTTTGAAGTTCAGGGAAAAGGTCTGGAGTCTAGGCTGGGAATGCAGATTTCAGAGTCAGCAGGAATTTAATGCTATAGGACTGAATGAGATCCTCAGGGAGAGACTGTAGCaaggaaagcaagaagatccaAGCACTGATTCCCAAGGAATACTGCTGGTGAGGCATCACAGAAATGAGGAAGAACTGGCAAAGAAGATAGGTACAGTttgctggcagggacagaggagAATCAGAGAGCACTGTCCCAGAAGTCAAGCAGAGGcatatgaagaaggaaaaaataatccacTTGGCAGATGCTGCTGGGTCACAGGACAAAGGCTTGGGATTAATGAAGTGGAGGTCATTGGTGATTTCAAGGAGGGCAGTTTCAGTGTCACAATGGAGGTGTCTAAGTGAAACAGGttcaaaggaaaatgaggaaagagaaggggaaggagttCTGTTACAAAGGAGAGCAGAGAAGTAGGGTAACAGCTGTAGGGGATGTAGGATGAATCGactctctttttccctcttttccttttagaGAGGAGCTATCttagtatgtgtgtatgttggtGTAAATGTtccaagagagaagaaaaactgaTTATGCAGGAGAAAAAGGGGCCATCCACTGGAGTGCTGTCCTCaagtgagaggaagaagagggaccCAGTATCACAGTGGGAGAGCTGGCCCCACAGAGGACTGTGACAGTCATCCCAAGTAATAGGCAGGAAGCTAGAAGATGAGTGGAGGTGGCAAGAACAGAAAAGGTCTCTTTCAATTATTCCCATTTTCTCAAACTGGAAGCAAATTCATCAGCCAAGAGTGAGGATGAGGAAGGAGTAAGAAAAGGAGTTTTGGAAGGCTGCCATGGATGGACTGCAAGAATGCAAGGCTTCCAGAAGGACACAGGGACTTCTTGTTAGGAAGATAAGCAGCATGGCCATGCATGTCACTGTTTAAGGGCTAGATATTAAGGGTGGACATGAGGGAGGATTGGATAAGAGAAAGTAGAGACAAGGAGAGTGGGCAGTGAAAAGGTAGGAGGATCTGTGAATTCATGGGGTAGGTGGGGTCCAGGAATCACTGGAGTTCGTCTTACAGTGGGAATAAGTTGAAAGGAAATGAGGTAGGGGTTGAAATGTGAGATGCATGGATGGTGGTCATGGAGGGGAGAAGGCTGGATAAGGTCAAGAATTTTAGGATAAGGATAGTCTGTGAGAAATGGAGGGATCCTCCCTTTCCATAATTCCCCTAGCCTATCACCAGCAAGTCCTGTCTGCACTTCCTCCACATCACTTCTCTATCCCCTTGTACCATATTGGCCAAGCTATCATCACCTCTGATGACTGGTATACAGCTGCTTCTCTTGTCCcagtataatttatttcatatagCCACAGTGATCTTTCCAAAATGGAAAGTAGATCAAAGCCCACCCCAAAGAATCCTGCCACACCCAATAAGAAGGGTCCATCAGCTCCCATCTTCTACCTCTAACCCCAATGGATTAGGAATGAGTCCTGAGAAGCCTGGGCAAGGGGAAGCACCAGGTGATGGGGAACTGTGTCAGGAAGGGGATTCCTACCTGAAATGATCCACCTGGTTGAGCACATAGATGTGGTGCTGGATCTTCTTCCTGCTCAGGAAGCGGTGCATGTGGGGCACAAAGACCAGGAGCTCTTCAAAGCGTTCACGGAAGGGTACCAGCACTGCCAGGCGGTGGGGGCCCCATGACGCATCTTCTTCCCAGTGTTCAGGGGGCATCTCCGGAGGACAGGCCCGGGATGGACCCGGGGTCTCCTGCCCTTGTCCTCTGGCTGCCCGGGCCACATCACCAGAGCAGCTGAGCTGCAGCCAGAGTAGGGAGAAGAAGCCCAATAAGAGACAGGCAACGAAGAGGTGGAAGACGGAGCATTTCCTGGGGAGGCCGCTGGGGAGCAACCTAGACCTGGGACAAGAGCAGGGATGAGGTCAGAAGGGCAGGGCCAACATGGAGCCCTCTGACACACCCTTTTTCTGGCCTCCCCATGCACAGGGCACACATTCCAAGCACCTGGGAATTAGTACAGAAGCAACTTAAATGTTTTGCTCATGGTAGTACGACACATCAAAATCTGCTTAACTCTCTAGGACCAGTTTCTGCCACCCAACCTCTGGGACACTCTCCAACCACTCCTAAGTCACAAAGTTGCCCCAATTCCTCAATGCTTTTCTGCTTTGTGAGTGAATCCCAGTCAGACCATGAGCTTAAGGGCAGGGACAGGAATCCCTGCCTCTCTTATTTGCCCTTTCAGGACAGTGGTTTGATGTCATAAGCCAATGGCAAGAATCCCACTTAAGAGATGCAACCCACTGCCTTCCAAACCTGGTTCCCTGTACATTCACCCCAGGAGAAACCCTGGCTCTGTCCTGCTTCTTGAGCTAACCAGAAAGTCCCCCAAGATAGCAATGTATGCTGGCATGAATCCCATGTGAAACAACCAATATTTACTCTAGTAAGATCAGACCTGCCCCTAAAGAAATACAAGGTCCAAATGGACAGTGGCAGTTCACTGGGTGAGTCTCAAATCTTCAGTCCCAGTGTCAGCCCATGAaacaagagagacagagagggaaagaaagattaGAATTGGGTACACTCTGGCTCATTTCAGAAACTGGACAAACAGCTGAATATCTTAGACACTGGATAATGCTGGAAGACTGTCCTTTAGGTTAggaggtattaaaaaaaaagttgaattcacttgattcctttattcttcctctgGAAGTTCCTGAGGGTGCTAGGAAAGGAACCGAGAAATCCAAGAAAGAAGCTGCTTCTATAATTCCTGTGGCCTCCACTCCAATATCTACAATGGGATCTGCTTTATAACCTAAGAATCAGGAATTAGCTACCAGGCCTTGTAAAGTCTACCTTGTGATCCTTCTCACTTATCTGGTCCTTGTCCTTCTCAGGTCACTTCAATTTTATGGACGATCTTCCTTTATTCACAAGATAAAAGACTAAACTGCTTGGCCTAACAGGAAAAGCCCTCTCACAGTCAAAGCCTTTTGTGAATCATTCCAACCTTCAGTTGCTCCCAACCATTCACTCTCACCCTGGGTAACTTAGGGTCTCTCCACTGCCCACATTCCTTTCTGCTCCAGACTTTCTTCACCCCACCATTCCTCCTGCCTGACATGCCCTTCTTCATTTATCTATCTAGAAGCCCCAAGCTGATTCTTCAAGGACAAATTCCAACATAGCCACCTACCATCTTACCCCCACCCTATAAGGTTCCCTCTTTTGTCTTCACATGCCATCTAGTACTTCTGTTTAAAGCACTCACCTGTAATGACTTGAGACCCTACTTGTCAAACCAGGTAGGATTCATATCTGTGGACCCAACACAGGTCAGAGAGCAAAGGGTTTGCTATTTGAGTTAAAGGAAGGGATAGAGCAGTTCTGGCATGCTTTAAGTCACACACCAGAGCTAGACCAATGCCTACCTTTCTCTAGAGGCAAAACTGCCAACCTGGAAGCCAGCAGCCCTGAAGCTAGGCCCAGGTCCCACATGCAGCTGAGAGATGGACCAGTTGGACATCCTCACAGGGCTTCTGACTTACCCACCATTGTCCTGCGGAGGTGGTTTCCTCTGGGGAGGAACAGAGCCCAGTCTTGCAAGTGGCCTGAGAAGGCTAGAATCTGTACAGATTCTCTCTTGCCCTCTGGGCTTTCTCTGGGGGCGAGGTGGAGTCTGGGAAGGCAGACTTGAGATAGTATCCCTCCTTTTGGAGAAGAAGCAATGACCATTACCCAGGCGTATGTCAAGGATTGGGCATTCCACACACTTTCCCATGCTGTTTCTTCTATCCAGCTTGCTCATTCTACCAGGATCACATTCCGGTGGTGCTCTCCTCCTGTGTTCTAAGGGCCCAAACTACTAGCAACTAAATTGAGCCCAGAATCCCATTTCCTCAGAGCAATGGAAACACAAAGTCATTGCTGATGCCACCTGGTGGCAATATCCAGAACTGCAATCCCAGATGCTTCCCAGGCCCAGGCCACCCTGGCTCTGATGAGCAATTCAGATGACACTTTGTCTCCATCAGTCATTGCCCAAGACTAAGAGATGACTTCAGACTCAACGCTCAATTGCTACACTATCCTAAATTTGCTGCAT harbors:
- the B4galt7 gene encoding beta-1,4-galactosyltransferase 7 isoform X1; translated protein: MFPSRRKAVQLPWEDGRSRLLPSGLPRKCSVFHLFVACLLLGFFSLLWLQLSCSGDVARAARGQGQETPGPSRACPPEMPPEHWEEDASWGPHRLAVLVPFRERFEELLVFVPHMHRFLSRKKIQHHIYVLNQVDHFRFNRAALINVGFLESSNSTDYIAMHDVDLLPLNEELDYGFPEAGPFHVASPELHPLYHYKTYVGGILLLSKQHYQLCNGMSNRFWGWGREDDEFYRRIKGAGLQLFRPSGITTGYKTFHHLHDPAWRKRDQKRIAAQKQEQFKVDREGGLNTVKYRVDSRTALSVGGAPCTVLNIMLDCDKTATPWCTFG
- the B4galt7 gene encoding beta-1,4-galactosyltransferase 7 isoform X2, which translates into the protein MFPSRRKAVQLPWEDGRSRLLPSGLPRKCSVFHLFVACLLLGFFSLLWLQLSCSGDVARAARGQGQETPGPSRACPPEMPPEHWEEDASWGPHRLAVLVPFRERFEELLVFVPHMHRFLSRKKIQHHIYVLNQVDHFRFNRAALINVGFLESSNSTDYIAMHDVDLLPLNEELDYGFPEAGPFHVASPELHPLYHYKTYVGGILLLSKQHYQLLFRPSGITTGYKTFHHLHDPAWRKRDQKRIAAQKQEQFKVDREGGLNTVKYRVDSRTALSVGGAPCTVLNIMLDCDKTATPWCTFG